In one Triplophysa dalaica isolate WHDGS20190420 chromosome 9, ASM1584641v1, whole genome shotgun sequence genomic region, the following are encoded:
- the gdpd1 gene encoding lysophospholipase D GDPD1, giving the protein MSSAVYVLSTVTGYVLTSAFLLKCPTLLRRRKRETFRSRHISHRGGAGENLENTMAAFRHAVKLGTDMLELDCHLTRDEHVVVLHDSNLKRSTGINAYISDVAYADLPPYLCKLGVTFKRECFCEGGDDERIPLLKDVFEAFPSTPVNIDIKVNNDTLIKKVSELVIQYDREHLTVWGNSRNEIVKKCYKENPRIPLLFSLPRVLLLLGLFYTGLLPFVPLKEQFLEIPMPSIVSKLRDPEHQTRSQRFLTWLADVLLMRKSLFDHLKGRGIQVYVWVLNDEEDFKRAIDLGATGIMTDYPTKLKEFLEKNNYTAALK; this is encoded by the exons ATGAGCTCCGCGGTTTATGTTTTATCCACTGTGACCGGATATGTGCTCACCTCCGCGTTTCTGCTGAAGTGTCCGACCCTGCTTCGccggagaaagagagagactttccGCAGCAGACACATCTCACACCGGGGCG GTGCTGGTGAGAACTTGGAGAACACAATGGCAGCCTTCAGGCA TGCTGTCAAACTAGGCACTGACATGTTGGAATTGGACTGTCATTTGACCAGAGATGAGCACGTGGTTGTACTGCACGATTCAAACCTGAAGAGGTCGACCGGCATCAATGCGTACATCTCTGATGTGGCTTATGCT gaTCTTCCACCTTATCTTTGTAAGCTCGGGGTGACTTTCAAGCGAG AGTGCTTCTGTGAAGGAGGAGATGACGAACGCATCCCTTTACTAAAAGATGTGTTTGAAGCGTTCCCAAGTACCCCTGTAAATATCGATATCAAGGTCAACAATGACACACTCATCaagaag GTGTCTGAGCTAGTCATCCAGTATGACAGAGAGCACTTGACTGTTTGGGGAAACTCGAGGAACGAAATTGTTAAGAAATGTTACAAAGAG AATCCACGAATCCCACTCTTGTTCAGCTTGCCAAGAGTTCTGCTGTTATTGGGTCTTTTCTACACGGGCCTTTTGCCCTTTGTCCCACTCAAAGAGCAGTTCCTGGAGATTCCTATGCCTTCCATTGTCTCAAA ACTCCGAGACCCCGAGCATCAGACCAGAAGTCAGCGTTTCCTAACATGGCTGGCAGACGT GCTTCTAATGAGAAAATCTCTATTCGATCATCTGAAAGGCAGAGGAATACAG GTGTATGTCTGGGTGTTAAACGATGAGGAGGACTTTAAACGTGCCATTGACCTTGGGGCTACAGGGATTATGACAGACTATCCCACCAAGCTGAAGGAGTTCCTGGAGAAAAACAACTACACTGCCGCTCTGAAATAA